From Tubulanus polymorphus chromosome 9, tnTubPoly1.2, whole genome shotgun sequence, a single genomic window includes:
- the LOC141910938 gene encoding uncharacterized protein LOC141910938, translating into MEDGPPSSIQIGVKDANQSAVESHRESLMTDMSRLSTTDGRWTTEFDTIGVKDSNQSAVESYRESLMTDSSQLSATDGKWTTEFDTIGVKDSNQSAVESHRESLMVDMSQLSATDGRMKTRRRWSSDEDKIFHTILHSFQQNA; encoded by the exons ATG GAAGATGGACCACCGAGTTCGATACAAATTGGTGTGAAAGATGCCAATCAATCTGCAGTTGAATCACATAGAGAGAGTCTTATGACAGATATGAGTCGACTTTCCACAACCGATG GAAGATGGACCACAGAGTTCGATACAATTGGTGTGAAAGATTCCAATCAATCCGCAGTTGAATCATATAGAGAGAGTCTTATGACAGATTCGAGTCAACTTTCCGCAACTGATG GAAAATGGACCACCGAGTTCGATACAATTGGTGTGAAAGATTCCAATCAATCCGCAGTTGAATCACATAGAGAGAGTCTTATGGTAGATATGAGTCAACTTTCCGCAACCGATG GCAGAATGAAAACACGAAGGCGCTGGTCATCGGATgaagataaaatatttcatacgatCTTGCATTCGTTCCAACAGAATGCCTAA